The uncultured Desulfatiglans sp. DNA window TCATCCACCTGCTCGAATCCCTCGAGGCAGGCGGCGTGGATGACCGCCTGAGCGCACTTCGCTCTCTGAGGGAAGAGATCCTGGGTGCCGCGGGGGGCTCTTTGCCAATCAACACGGCGAGGGTCCTGTTGACGATCATGAAGGAACTGGTCCGCGCCCACGGAAACGAGCGGCGCCAACTCGAACTCGCCCACGATTTCAGGACCGCTGCCACAGGAAACCCCCGCATCATCCGCAACCAGCTCCGGCGCTACCATCTGTTGGAGATGCCCGAAGAATGGAACCAGGCGACCTTCGACGATCACGTTCATGACGTTAACACAAAAGGCCGCAAGACCTCCAGTCATCTCATCATGGACGCCTGGATCAAAGGAATCCGGCGTCTCAGAGTCATCTACTACAATTATGTCGAGGCCAAGTTCGCCGTGGAGTTGCTCGAAGCAGCCTCGATTATGGGGATCACCGTCCGGATCGGGATCGAGTTCTACACGCGGATCCATAACCGTTATGCGCAGCTGATCTGGGTGCCTCGGGGATTTCCCGATACCCAGTCTTTTCTTTGCTTCCTGGCGGACAATCAGGTGGCGGCCTTCATGTCGGAGGGCAAAGCCGTCTCACGCTACCAGCAGCGATACGTCTGGGAGGTGCTCCAGGTATTCAACGATCGTCACCGCCACGCCCTGCGGAAGGCCTACGGTTGTGATCTTCAGCCGATCGACCCGGATGAATTCGCCGCGTTTGTGGGCGCCGGGCAGCCCTCCATCGTTCACTTGGGGGAATTCATCCACAAAAAGATGCTCGACACCTTGAAGGGCTGCGTCGCCTCGATGCGGGAGCGCTACCCGTCAGCCGACCCCACGCGGCGCCTCGAAATGGAGGGTCTGGTCGACGAAATGAATCGCCTGGATTCGGAGGCCTTGATCGAAAAATACCTGCACCCGTCCAAGAACCCGGAAATCCCCGATCCAGCCATCCCCGTGGACAGCTCCGATCTCCCTTCCCTCCTCAAACTGCCTGCTCCTGAATTGATCAGCCGCCTCGCCAGGCTCCATTCCGCCTACCGCGTGACCCTCAATCTCAGCAACCTCAGGGTGGAAGATGTCTTGGAGCTGCTATACGACTGCGAAGGAGCGATCACGCGTCTGGAGATCTTCAACCTGAAGGATTACTCCGAGGGCAAAACCGCCCACATCCCTCAGATTCATGAGCTTCAGCAGGCCGTCAACGACGGCAACGTGATGCACCTCAAAGGCATGATCCGCGCGATGATCGGTCGTTTGAAGGCTGGAAGCGGCAATCGGGAACGAATCGAAAAACTGACCATGATCCTTCACGACATCTCGGCGCTCAAAGACGCCTATCGAGGGACGCCGCTCAAGGCCCGGATCGGAAGCGACTCCACGGGACGCGCCCCCCGCGTCCATGGCATGGGGCTGGCCGTAGAACAAACGCTGCCCCTGCGGGCGCGAAGAGAAATCACCCGTCCATCGGCCGCAACCCGGATGATGATTCCGATCCGGGTCGAGGTTTTCAGGCGCAGCACTTTCATCCCGCGCGGAAACCCCTCGACGAGAAAACAGGTCTTTTTCAGGTTGATGCGCGTCTTGCCGGGCTTGAACCTCCTCTTCGAAAAACGCCTGAACGACTGGGTCATTCAGGAACAGTCCATCCACATGGAATCCCCCGGCAATATCGTAACGCTCGGAGGCATCCAGAAGGCCGGGGACAACGGCCTGACATTGAACCCGCCGGAAAAGATGCAGGGCCGACCGAGGCTCTCCTGGCGCTACCTCAATACGGGCGTCAAGAACGCCCTGAAGGTGCTGATCGGTTTCATTCCCGCGTTTCTCACGTTCTACCTGACCAAGGACTGGTGGCTGCTCGCTTATTTCGGCGCCGTAATCTGGTTCGGCATCACGGGCCTGCGCAATGTGCTCCAGTCGGTTCTCGGAGGCGGCGGCATCCGCCGCTCGCCCCTCCTCCGGTGGAACGATTATCTCAGCTGGGAGCGGATCACCGACTCTTTGCTCTACACGGGTTTCTCGGTCCCGCTCCTCGATTATGTCGTAAAGACCCTCGTTCTGGACCGGGCATTCGGCATCAACACCACCACGAACCCCATCGCCCTCTACGCCTGCATCGCCTTGGCCAACGGGCTTTATCTCAGCAGCCACAACCTCTTTCGCGGCCTGCCCAAGAGCGCCGTCTTCGGCAACTTTTTCCGGACCCTGCTCTCCATCCCCATCGCCATCGCAGTCAATGCCACAGCAGGCAGGCTGCTCACCCTCTTCGGTTACACAGCGGTCGATCTGATCCTTCAGAAATGGGCCGCGATCATCTCCAAACTGGCCTCGGACCTGGTAGCCGGCCTGATCGAAGGCACCGTCGACCGTTACCAGAACATTCAGATGCGCTGGCGCGACTATCGGACCAAGATCGCGCAGATGTTCGATGTTTATGCGCAACTCGAACTGCTGCTGCCGGAAAAGGACGGGCTCGACCTGCTGCGCGCCTCCGAAGAATCGGGTGAACAGCTGAAGGGCGAGGTTGCCGACCTTTACAGGATCATCGTCATCAATTCCCTGGACTTGCTCTACTTCTGGATGTACCAGCCAAGAGCTCGAACCGCCTTCAAGGCGATCCTCGAAAATATGCCTCCGGAGGAACGCTCGATCCTGCTCAACACCCAGTTCGTTCTCCAGAATCAGCGGCAGATCAGTCTGCTCTTCGTCGACGGCCTGGTCGGGAAGAATTTCTCACGGGCGCTCGCGTTCTACCTGGATCGTTCCACCGAGTACCTTGCGGCGCTCAAGCGGTCTCTTTGAGTTTCCAGGGCGGAAACTACCTCTCGAGGAGCCGCGCGTAGGCCGCCATAGAGGCGAGCGTGCGTACGGCGCTTTCAGGGCTCTGGTAGAAGACGCCGCTATACTTTCCGCCGGGGACGCTGCGAACGACCCCTTTGTCGCTCCTCGCGAGGGACACCCCCAGAACCGGCTTTTCGTAGCGCTCCATCAGTTCGACGATCCGCTGGACATATTCGACCTCATAGGCCTCGGCCATCGCCTGGAGTTCGTCGAGCACAGCGGGCTGCGCCTGGGGATCCACCTCCCTCGTCGACTGAATCAGCAGCCTGACCATCTCGACACGGCCCACGATCCCGAGGCTGATCACGGAATCGACACCATCCCATTTCAGCAGAGACTCGACCGCAACAAGCGGCACCTCGAGGTCGCGCGTCCCAACCAGATCGACCGGATTCCCGCGGCTCCAGAAGTCGGGCAGGAGACGTCCGATTTCGGCTACCATCGCGTCCGGCAACGAGGGAACCTGCAAGCCCCTTTCATTGCAAGCGTCTGCGGTGACCACCCCCCATCCGCCCCCGAGGGTCACGATCCCTACGCGGTTCCCTTTCGGCAGAGGGAGAGAAGAAAACCCCGCGGACAGATCGAGCAGTTCCAGAGGCTCATTGACAAGCGCCACCCCGGCCTGCCGGCAGACGGCCCGGAAAATGGCGTCCCGTCCGCCCATCGACCCGGTGTGGGAGGCCGCGGCCCGCATGCCGGCCTCGGTTCGGCCGCCTTTCAACACGACGATGGGTTTACTCCGATTGACCCGGAGCGCCGTTTCGAGGAAGGCCCTCCCGTCTGCAATGTTCTCGAGATAGAGTGTGATCAGACGGGAACGGGGATCCCCCTCCAGGTAGCGCAGGTAATCCACACAAGAGATCATCGCCTCGTTACCCGAACCCGCAAACAGCGAAATCCCGATGTTCTGGCTCTCCGCCCAATGGATCAGCTGATTGCCGAGATTCCCGGACTGCGAGACAAAGGCCACCTCTCCTGTACGGGGTCGGGAATGCGTCCCAGTGGCAAAAAGACGGGAATGAGGGCTCAGGATGCCCATGGTGTTCGGGCCGATCAAACGGATCCGCTTCGCGCGGCAAAGCGCCACGATCTCTCTTTCGAGCCGCTTGCCTACCTGGTCCGTCTCCCCGAATCCGGAAGTGATCAGCACAACGCCCTTGACGCCCTTCTCCCCGCACGCGGCCAGTACACCGGGTACCGTCGCAGCCGGCGTTGAGACGATCGCCAGATCGATCTCCTCGGGAATATCCTGCATCCGCGAGTAGACCTTCAAACCATACAAGGAGGTCTCCTTCGGATTCACGGGAAAGATTCGCCCAGGAAATTTCCCGGCTACGATATTGCTGAAAATCATCTGGCCCCACTTGCCGAAGGATGCAGAAGCGCCTACCACTGCCACCGAACGGGGGTGAAAGACACACGCCAGATCCGAACCGATATCAACCATGATTCACAACCTTTTGCCATTTCATGAGACCGCAGGCCATCTTGCAGCTGGAATTCTTCGCACCGGCAAATTACACCTGCGGAGAACCTCGAAGTCAGGCGGATCGGACCGCCACAGCCCAACGGACGCGATCGTTCCCGCAATTTGTTATTTTTGCCTATCTGCGCATCTACTGCAAGCATCATCTGACATCGAGAACCACGAAACAACCGTCAAGAGCGCCGGCGCCTGCGGGGATGAAAAGGCGCGAATTGTCCGATGAGACGCCCGAAAAACCTTGATCCAACCGCACGCTCTGCTAGAATGGTTTCCATCCGGAAATGGTCTTTTTGGCCAATCTCGGCGTCAATCTGCACATTTGCTTGTGCGGCGACCTACAGGTCGCCTCCGCGCAAATGCTTGATTTCCTTGATATTGGTCAAAAATCCTCATTTCCGGATTGAAAACCGGGTTCGACCGGGAAATCATTTCCCGATGAGATCCAAAATAGTTTCCGTTCGAAATGGTCTTTTTGGCCAATCTCGGCGTCAATTTGCACATTTGCTTGTGCGGCGACCTACAGGTCGCCTCCGCGCAAATGCTTGATTTCCTTGATATTGGCCGAACCGGGACCCGCCCCGAAGGGATGGGACTGAGCACGCGCAGCGTGTAAAGAAAAATCCTCATTTACGGATTGGAAACCGGGTTCGACCGGGAAATCATTTCCCGATGGATACTCGAACCATGTGATAGGGCGCTGGAAGGCTTCCATCAGAAGGGGCGCCTTTGGATGCTTCGATCACGCTTTCATCGAGGGGCCCTTGCCCCGATGATGGGGGAGTGCCATGATTTGCCGGATCTTGCTTTTTCTCTGCATCCTCTTTCTGCTTTCACCAGGCCGCTCGCCGAATGCCGCAGAAATCATCGAAATCCTGAAGACGGATATCGTCGCATTCAACCTGAAAGAGCATCAGGCCAGCCTCCTCGACGGCACCTACAAAGGCGAGGAAGGACCGCTCTGCCTGACTCCTGAGGCAGCCCGCTCCCTGGGGCTTGCGGTCCTGGTCCATCCCCTCTACGAAAACGCCGTGGCCCTACAGAAAGAGGCTGCGGAGGACCTTCAGGAGGCACGCCGAAGCCTCCTCACGAATCAGGCGGAGGGCCAGCCGGATGGACATGCCCGGGCAGCCGCCCGGGCAGCTGCAGCCTACAACCAGAAAAAATCCACGGCCTGGAACCATTTGATGACCTATCGGGCGCGGTTGACTCTTGAAAACGATGACCGCTTGAAAGAGCCCCTCGTCCTCAACCTGCTCGAAGATCTGCTCCGCCAAGCCCTGGACACGAACGGCCGCAACCTCCGGGACTCCCTCGCCCACGTCTATAACCGCTGTCGGGGCCTCAAGAACGGCGGCGATCCCCTTAAACCGGAGAACGTCCGCTTTGTCAACGCCGTCTTCAACGCCTTTCGCGCCAAGGCGCCGGATGCCTTGCAGAAAGAGCTGGATCTGGATCTTTACCGCCCATCCCCCAACATGGATCCCCTTACACATCAGACAACCCTTGCAAGGGTGCAGGATGCCGCCCCGAACTGCCTGCGCCCCCTTTTCGAGTTGACTGCCGAGGAAAATCCGTGCGTCGACCCGCTGTTGTTCATGGCCTTGATGCGGCGTGAATCCAGCTTCAATCCATCCGCTGTCTCCTATGTCGGCGCAGCCGGCCTCACACAGATCATGCCCGCCACCGGCGAGGGGCTTGGGATGCAGACCATTTTCAAACCCGATTACTTCGATGAAGCTACCCGCCTTCTTTCGGAGGAAAGACGCTTGCGTCGTCAAGCCATGGACATCTTGCTGCAGATCAAGGACGAAGGCGATTTATCGGCCGCCCGCCGCGCCCGCGCTCTCATGCAGAAATCCCTGGCCGCGAAGAAAAAGCGCACCGTCCTGCTGGAGCGTTACCGGGACGAACTGCTCGAACACGGCAAGGATGACCGTCTGGACCCCGAAAAGGCCATCGCCAAAGGCCTGAAATACTTCTGCGGGATCCTGAAGGACTTCGACGGCGACATGAGCCTTGCGCTGTCGGCGTACAACGCAGGGCCCCACCGTGTGCGGCAGTATGAGGGGATACCCCCGTACTCCGAAACCGTAACCTTCCGGAATCGTGTCCTGTCTTTCTATCGCGAATATATCCAGAGGTTTCGGAACGTCAGATAGCCTCCATCCGGGAATGGTCTTTTTAGCCAATCTCGGCGTCAATCTGCACGTTTGCTTGTGCGGCGACCACCAGGTCGCCTCCGCGCAAATGCTTGATTTCCTTGATATTTCCTAAAATGACCATTCCCGGATTGGAAACTGGGTTCTACCGGGGAATCATGTGCGGACGGAGACTATTTCGTTTTCAACGCTTTTTTCGCGGATGGACAGCAACCTGTTTCCGGACGGCTTCCGAACTGAAGAAGCGTCTCGCCTGGCGGGGGCTCCGGTTGTCCTTCAAAAGTTGCTTGACACCGCAGCAATTTGAACATAAAGGTAGCGCTTCGAAAAATGCCGGGCGCCGGCCTCCATGGTACAAACAGCCGAAAGGTTTTTCGGCCCTGTCGAACGAACCAACCACACGAGGGACCTGTCCGATGGCTGATCAAATCGTGCGTGAAAGCGACTTCCCCAACCTCAAACTTCTCCGGAGAGGCAAGGTCCGGGACGTCTATGAAATCGAAGACCAACTGCTGATCGTAGCCAGCGACCGCATTTCGGCCTATGACGTCGTTATGGCCGATCCTATCCCGGACAAGGGGAAGATCCTCACAGCCCTCTCCCTTTTCTGGTTCAAACAGTTGGAACCGCTGGTCGAGCATCACCTCATCACCGCCGATGCCTCCCTCTACCCGGAGGTCTGCCGGCCATACGCAGCAGGCCTGCAGGGTCGCAGCATGCTGGTCAAGAAGGCCCGGCCGCTCCCCGTCGAATGCATCGTCCGAGGGTACCTGTCCGGCTCCGGCTGGGCCGAATATCAAGAAAAGGGGAGCATCTGCGGCATCGTGCTCCCGCCGGGGCTCGTGGAATCCTCCCCTTTGCCGGAGGCCATTTTTACACCGTCCACCAAGGCCGAAGACGGCCAGCACGATGAAAATATCTCCTTCGAGGAGGCGAGCCGGCTCATCGGCAGGGAAACTGCGGAATCCGTCCGGCGTCTGAGCCTTCAAATCTATCAGTACGGGAGGGATCTTGCGGCTGAGCGGGGCATCATCGTCGCCGACACCAAGTTCGAATTCGGGCATGTCGACGGACGTCTAATCCTGATAGACGAAGTGCTGACGCCCGATTCGTCCCGTTTCTGGCCCATGGATGCCTACACGCCCGGGGTCCCGCAGAAGAGCTTCGACAAGCAGTTTCTCCGCGACTACCTGACCGCGATCAAGTGGCCCAAAAAACCGCCTCCTCCCCCTCTGCCGGAGGAGATCGTCTTCAAGACAAGGGAAAAATACCTCGAGGCGCTGCTCAGGATCACCGGCCAAGGTCTTCCGCAGATCACGAAAGGGTAAACGGCATGGAGAAGAGGCCGATCATCTGTTTTATCGACGATTCCGACTTCGAACACGCCCTCGTAAGGGAGGAGATCGCCCCGAGGGGCCCGCGTTTCGAGTTCGTGCAGACCAAGACATTCAAAGAAGCTTGCGAGTCCCTGGGCGGACGGACGCCCGCCCTGTTTTTGCTGGATTTATGGGGTCAAGACCCAGCCGTCGCCTCCCCTTCCATCACACCAAAGCATGAAGTGGAGCATAAAGCGGCCGGCTTTCCCAGCCTGGATCACGTTTACGGAGGTCTTGAAGACTTTTCGGGAGATGTCCACAACGAGTACCTGAAGCGCTTCTTCACGATTGTCGACTGCTGGAGGCACCTTTTCGAAGAAGTCTGCGCCCGCGTCGGTCAAAACCGCAAATACGGCCTTTACAACCTCGAACAGGCAAGAAAGCGCTATCCCGGCGTTCCGGCTGTCTTCTATACGCGTAAATCCCTGATCAACGATGCCGTGGCCCTTTTCAAGGCCGGCGCCGACGGACTTTTCATCAAGCCGACCGGATCGACGGACGAAGAAACCCGCTCGCTGACGCGGGCCTTTGCACCTGCCCTTCTTCAGGAACTCGAAACCCGTATATTTGCGAATCTTCCGTAGTTCCCATCCGGGTAAGGGCTTTTTGCCCATCTCGGCGTTCATCTGTGCGCTTGGTTGTGCGGGCGGCCTGTTCCCGATGGCTCATCTTAACCGGAGCACCCCGGTTTCCGCTGCTTTCGCACCAGCCGTCTCAAGGGCCCCTTCGGGGTTTTCGCTGGGGCTGATCACCTCCGATTCCCGCGTCTTTCTCCAGCGCGGCAAGCCTCCCCTCCCATTCTACCGTTGAAACACCGCTCATTCCTGTGCAAGCGGGAAAAATCTTGCGTCTTTTCACCTTGACATGCCCTTCAAGATGCTTAGGTTTCCCTTGAGTCGGCCGCGACGGCGGCAGGGTTAGAACTATCCAACAGATGGGAGCGGTAAGGAAGCATGAACGATATCTCTGAGGCTGATCGCAACCGGGAAGCTTCCCTCGAGGAATCCGATCATCACCCGGAGCCCGATGAACTCGCGGGCAGTGGAACGAAAACCGATTCGAAACCGGCGGATGAGATGAGCCGCGAAGAACTCCTTCAGAAACTGAAGGAGGTTCAGGAAGCAGCCGATAAGAATTTCGACTTCTATCTCCGTTCACAAGCCGAGATCGAAAATCTCAAGAAACGGTCGCAGAAAGAAAGAGAGGGGCTGATCCGCTTTGGGAATGAGTCCCTGATCAAGCGGCTCCTGCCGGTTGTCGACAATCTCGAAACCGCTCTGACTCATGCAGAGGACGAAAAGGCCCTGGAATCGCTCCGCGAGGGCGTAAGTCTCACCCTCAAAGGGCTGAAAGACGCCCTGCACAAGGAAGGGGTTTCGGAGGTCAAAGCGCTCGGGGAACCTTTCGATCCGCACTTTCACGATGCCATATCGGAACAGGAAGACGCCTCTGTCGAACCCCGGACCATCATTCACGAACTGCAGAAAGGTTATCTGCTGAACGACAGACTCGTGAGACCGGCTACTGTAGTCGTCAGCAAAAAAAACAGCGAGGGTTGACCTCGATAAAGGCTGTTCCGTATTCGTCTCAAAATATTGAGCTTGAAAATCAGGAGGCAGGAAAATGGCAAAAATCATAGGAATCGATCTCGGTACCACCAACTCATGCGTGGCCGTCATGGAAGGCGGAGATCCAGTGGTCATCACCAACGCCGAGGGCTCGCGAACGACGCCGTCCATCGTCGCCTTTACAGATAGCGCAGAGCGGCTGGTCGGCCAGGCAGCCAAACGCCAGGCCGTGACCAATCCGGAAAACACCGTATTCGCCGTCAAACGGCTCATCGGCCGGAAATACGACTCCGCAGAGGTCCAAAAAGACTTGGGTGTTCTCCCGTACAAGATCAGCAAGGCCTCGAACGGGGATGCCCATGTGTCGATCAGGGGCAAGGATTACAGCCCGGCGGAGATTTCCGCGATGATCCTCCAGAAGATGAAGCAGACCGCCGAGGATTATCTGGGTGAAAAGGTGACGGAGGCCGTCATCACGGTGCCGGCCTACTTCAACGACAGCCAGCGCCAGGCTACCAAAGACGCAGGCAAAATCGCCGGTCTGGAAGTCAAGCGGATCATCAAT harbors:
- the grpE gene encoding Protein GrpE codes for the protein MNDISEADRNREASLEESDHHPEPDELAGSGTKTDSKPADEMSREELLQKLKEVQEAADKNFDFYLRSQAEIENLKKRSQKEREGLIRFGNESLIKRLLPVVDNLETALTHAEDEKALESLREGVSLTLKGLKDALHKEGVSEVKALGEPFDPHFHDAISEQEDASVEPRTIIHELQKGYLLNDRLVRPATVVVSKKNSEG
- a CDS encoding conserved membrane hypothetical protein (Evidence 4 : Unknown function but conserved in other organisms) yields the protein MARLLFDKRDDYLLNIVNDVLTRDKSRKGVRNLVLPYLHPHGIKEMAESKGLRIAFAVIHLLESLEAGGVDDRLSALRSLREEILGAAGGSLPINTARVLLTIMKELVRAHGNERRQLELAHDFRTAATGNPRIIRNQLRRYHLLEMPEEWNQATFDDHVHDVNTKGRKTSSHLIMDAWIKGIRRLRVIYYNYVEAKFAVELLEAASIMGITVRIGIEFYTRIHNRYAQLIWVPRGFPDTQSFLCFLADNQVAAFMSEGKAVSRYQQRYVWEVLQVFNDRHRHALRKAYGCDLQPIDPDEFAAFVGAGQPSIVHLGEFIHKKMLDTLKGCVASMRERYPSADPTRRLEMEGLVDEMNRLDSEALIEKYLHPSKNPEIPDPAIPVDSSDLPSLLKLPAPELISRLARLHSAYRVTLNLSNLRVEDVLELLYDCEGAITRLEIFNLKDYSEGKTAHIPQIHELQQAVNDGNVMHLKGMIRAMIGRLKAGSGNRERIEKLTMILHDISALKDAYRGTPLKARIGSDSTGRAPRVHGMGLAVEQTLPLRARREITRPSAATRMMIPIRVEVFRRSTFIPRGNPSTRKQVFFRLMRVLPGLNLLFEKRLNDWVIQEQSIHMESPGNIVTLGGIQKAGDNGLTLNPPEKMQGRPRLSWRYLNTGVKNALKVLIGFIPAFLTFYLTKDWWLLAYFGAVIWFGITGLRNVLQSVLGGGGIRRSPLLRWNDYLSWERITDSLLYTGFSVPLLDYVVKTLVLDRAFGINTTTNPIALYACIALANGLYLSSHNLFRGLPKSAVFGNFFRTLLSIPIAIAVNATAGRLLTLFGYTAVDLILQKWAAIISKLASDLVAGLIEGTVDRYQNIQMRWRDYRTKIAQMFDVYAQLELLLPEKDGLDLLRASEESGEQLKGEVADLYRIIVINSLDLLYFWMYQPRARTAFKAILENMPPEERSILLNTQFVLQNQRQISLLFVDGLVGKNFSRALAFYLDRSTEYLAALKRSL
- a CDS encoding hypothetical protein (Evidence 5 : Unknown function); amino-acid sequence: MSCLSIANISRGFGTSDSLHPGMVFLANLGVNLHVCLCGDHQVASAQMLDFLDIS
- a CDS encoding hypothetical protein (Evidence 5 : Unknown function), whose translation is MVFLANLGVNLHICLCGDLQVASAQMLDFLDIGRTGTRPEGMGLSTRSV
- a CDS encoding conserved hypothetical protein (Evidence 4 : Unknown function but conserved in other organisms), whose protein sequence is MEKRPIICFIDDSDFEHALVREEIAPRGPRFEFVQTKTFKEACESLGGRTPALFLLDLWGQDPAVASPSITPKHEVEHKAAGFPSLDHVYGGLEDFSGDVHNEYLKRFFTIVDCWRHLFEEVCARVGQNRKYGLYNLEQARKRYPGVPAVFYTRKSLINDAVALFKAGADGLFIKPTGSTDEETRSLTRAFAPALLQELETRIFANLP
- a CDS encoding CoA binding domain protein, coding for MVDIGSDLACVFHPRSVAVVGASASFGKWGQMIFSNIVAGKFPGRIFPVNPKETSLYGLKVYSRMQDIPEEIDLAIVSTPAATVPGVLAACGEKGVKGVVLITSGFGETDQVGKRLEREIVALCRAKRIRLIGPNTMGILSPHSRLFATGTHSRPRTGEVAFVSQSGNLGNQLIHWAESQNIGISLFAGSGNEAMISCVDYLRYLEGDPRSRLITLYLENIADGRAFLETALRVNRSKPIVVLKGGRTEAGMRAAASHTGSMGGRDAIFRAVCRQAGVALVNEPLELLDLSAGFSSLPLPKGNRVGIVTLGGGWGVVTADACNERGLQVPSLPDAMVAEIGRLLPDFWSRGNPVDLVGTRDLEVPLVAVESLLKWDGVDSVISLGIVGRVEMVRLLIQSTREVDPQAQPAVLDELQAMAEAYEVEYVQRIVELMERYEKPVLGVSLARSDKGVVRSVPGGKYSGVFYQSPESAVRTLASMAAYARLLER
- a CDS encoding hypothetical protein (Evidence 5 : Unknown function) codes for the protein MVFLANLGVNLHICLCGDLQVASAQMLDFLDIGQKSSFPD
- a CDS encoding exported hypothetical protein (Evidence 5 : Unknown function), whose translation is MICRILLFLCILFLLSPGRSPNAAEIIEILKTDIVAFNLKEHQASLLDGTYKGEEGPLCLTPEAARSLGLAVLVHPLYENAVALQKEAAEDLQEARRSLLTNQAEGQPDGHARAAARAAAAYNQKKSTAWNHLMTYRARLTLENDDRLKEPLVLNLLEDLLRQALDTNGRNLRDSLAHVYNRCRGLKNGGDPLKPENVRFVNAVFNAFRAKAPDALQKELDLDLYRPSPNMDPLTHQTTLARVQDAAPNCLRPLFELTAEENPCVDPLLFMALMRRESSFNPSAVSYVGAAGLTQIMPATGEGLGMQTIFKPDYFDEATRLLSEERRLRRQAMDILLQIKDEGDLSAARRARALMQKSLAAKKKRTVLLERYRDELLEHGKDDRLDPEKAIAKGLKYFCGILKDFDGDMSLALSAYNAGPHRVRQYEGIPPYSETVTFRNRVLSFYREYIQRFRNVR
- the purC gene encoding Phosphoribosylaminoimidazole-succinocarboxamide synthase, which codes for MADQIVRESDFPNLKLLRRGKVRDVYEIEDQLLIVASDRISAYDVVMADPIPDKGKILTALSLFWFKQLEPLVEHHLITADASLYPEVCRPYAAGLQGRSMLVKKARPLPVECIVRGYLSGSGWAEYQEKGSICGIVLPPGLVESSPLPEAIFTPSTKAEDGQHDENISFEEASRLIGRETAESVRRLSLQIYQYGRDLAAERGIIVADTKFEFGHVDGRLILIDEVLTPDSSRFWPMDAYTPGVPQKSFDKQFLRDYLTAIKWPKKPPPPPLPEEIVFKTREKYLEALLRITGQGLPQITKG